The Chrysemys picta bellii isolate R12L10 chromosome 16, ASM1138683v2, whole genome shotgun sequence DNA window TCTTAAAACCCTTTATAAACCCAGAGGGGAAATTGTCCAGCTTGCACCCTCggccccccaaacctcctcctctcccatcctCTGCTGCTGTATGTGCTGATACATGGTATTTTGCATTCCAAACCAGATGGTGTTAAAGGCAACACCTTGATTCGTATTGGCAATGCTCCCACCATTTTCGAACTGCTCTCTGCCTGTGAGTCCTTCAAGGAGATCATCGTCACAAACTATATGGATCGGAACTGCCAGGAACTGCAGAAATGGCTAAAGAAAGAGCCAGGAGAGTTTGACTGGACTCCAGTGGTGAAATACGTGTGTGAGCTGGAAGGGGACAGGTACGGGAGGGAGACCTAGTTCTGTTACagttcaacttaaaatattttaaaagcccttttaattttttggtCTTCCTTCCCTGGGGTGCTTTTTTCCTAATAATTATTATGTATGGTGTTATGgtggtgttagggtgaccagacagcaaatgtgaaaaatcgggataggagtagggggtaataagagcctatataagaaaattacccaaaaatcgggactgtccctataaaatcaggacatctggtcaccctaggtggtgTTAAATAAGTATAAAAAGAAAGAAGTGGATTGAAGTAaaggaaaaatttaaaatgtCTGGAACCAGGACTCCCCTCCAGCTACCCCTAGCAAGGGATTCCTATGAATTCAGCAGGCTCAGAGCTTGAACTTGCAACGCTTATGAGAGCAAGGTTTACTCCTACAAGGGTAAATTCCCCCGCCGCAGAGTGGCAAACACTTCAGGATTAGACCCCCCTTCACTCCCATTTTAGCCTTCAAAATGGGCCGTAAGTGCCAGATGTTCCAAACAGCTGAGCACACGGGATGCTAAGCTCCTTAGATTATTGGCCACACTTTATATAATCTTCCATTTATATGAAGGGCTATAAAGGGTGAATAAATGGTGCACGATTTACACCATTTTCTACAGATTTGCTGATAACCAAACATTTACAATGCATAGTATTTGTGTCTGTAAGATGCCTGTGTCATTTACTAACCCTTATAAAACCATTAGAAATGGGAGCTTCATATAAAGTGTGACCAACTCtggctaaatgggagctgagctcttctgaaaatctgaccttaAGCAGGTGAATTCCACCCAACAGAGATTTCATGTGACTATGTAACTCATCCACTGAGCCGATTGCAGATATATTGACTGTGTGCACTGGTCCTGGATATGAAGGGCTCTTTGGCACAATAGTAGCACATTTATCTTCAGTGTTATATTTATCTTTCCAGGAAAAAGTGGGCTGAGAAGGAAGAGAAATTACGAAGAACGGTCAAGCAGGTTCTGGAATGTGATGTCACCAAATTCAACTCTGTGACCtttgcctctctgccccctgctgacTGCCTGCTCTTGTGCTATTGTTTGGGAACAAATTGCAAAGACCTGAGTACCTACCGTGCTGCACTGAAGAACATCAGCTCCCTGTTAAAGCCAGGGGGTCACTTGCTGATGGTGACCACAATGAAGTGTAGTCATTTTGTAGTTGGCCAACACAAgtttccctgcctctttctggagAAGGAGGTTCTGGAGGAAGCAGTGAAGGAGGCTGGTTATGATATTTTGAAGTTTGAGATGTCTCCCACATGCTATCCAGCTAGTTTGGTAGAGCATGAGGGGATCTCTTACCTAGTTGCTTCCAAAGGGAAGGGCAAAGAAGATTAAAGAGAAAATACATCAGCCCAAGGCAAGTAGAGAGGCAGAATAGATTAGTTGTAGGTGCTGGTAAAACTGAAGATCAATGTGCTCTATGGAGCTTTAATGACCTCCAAGCACGTTGGAGAACCTGTTTGTTCAGGATGCACTAGCTTGAACCCCTTGTTGTGCCACTAAAGGTGCCCTCATCCCGGTCCTTTCCCACTCAGAGCTGCCATAATGTCtccctggcctccaaccccactGTGCTTCATCCAGTCTAGCTGCAATGCACTGGGCTTCTTCATCCTCTCCCTGCTCTTGCCATGTTTTGCCTAGCCCATGCTGCAGCTGTGCAGTTAATAATAATTACATAATGAATCATATAAAGCTCTTCTCACTGCTAATGGACTGGGGCCTGCTCCCagtagtcagtggcaaaactcccattggcttcagtggtgcaggactgggcccaataaGTGCTGGGTTTGGAATTATCGATGTATGAGGTTTAGAAAGAGGATCAAAACACATCTACAGGCCCACCCACCCCAGACTTTTAGGAACAGAGGTTCTGCCCCTGACCTGCCTCTTGATTCAAATTCTGCAAATAGCTCCATTTGATAATGGGTTGAGCTACTCCTTTCTAACCCCAAATTTTGCAACTCGCTCCCATGTCACGTGTTTAGCTTTGTGCCTTTCTATGCATCTgcattagactgtaaactccttggggcagacaTCCTGCCTCCGTGGGAGTCTTGTCTCCCGGCATTGAGAGCATGGCTCACACTGTACACATCATCCTCAATACTGGCTATAACCTCGCTGTGATTTTAACATTGAACCGTTTGAACTGATTGGCTGGGGCCTGACAGCTGCATTGGGCCATGGTGTTGGTTGAATGATTTGATTTGGTGAATAATTGTAATTTCCACCCAGTCAGTGCTTGCCTAATAAAGATCTGTTTCCCGTATACAATAGTCTGTGGTTCCTGGTCTTACTATTGCCTTTGCAGAAGGAGATTTACAGGTTAATACATCTGGATTTAAACTATATcactatgtctacacagggataaaaatcctgaggctggcccaggtcagctgaccagGGCTCATGGGGATTGGTTTccgggctgaaaaattgctgcatagacatttgggcttggactggagcccgagctctggaaCCAGAGCAGCCCCGGCCATGCCgcaggtcttttatccctgtgtagacagaccctgagtcagtcctctCTTCTCTTAAGGGACACAAATGAAAGGATCTAAATTCTCTCCTGAAAACCCTCTAAagcagagtctcaatgctgaaTGTAAAAGGAAAGTTGAGTGAAATACCACTACACTTTTTCGCTCCCCAAAAGGGGAAAATTACAGCCAATGTACACCTCCCACCATTGCAGAATACAGCTAAAACAGGTGAAAAGATGTCGCAGATACCATTACTGTGCATTTGGCAGATGCATTCTTGGGGATCCATCACGCATCACCAAAAATGATAGCAGCGGCTCCGTGGGAGCCTGTAGTCTGTGACAGGACCTTGGCCTAATCTCAGAGCCCCCTCAATATGCAAGTATCTGCTTTTGAGCTCTAGAAGGGCAGAGGCTGCCTAATCTATGAACTATTTATAGAACTTTATATCAGCTTCCAGCCTGGGATTCCGTTCGGGACCTGTAATCTGCCCTGGAGTTGTGAAAAGCAAATGAGAGtaagaaaaaaagattttaagcAACAGCAAGTTGTACATCTAACGTTAAAGACCGTAGGGGCTGAGTTCCACAGCTGCACTCTTCTTGCAGACACATGAAAGTGTTAAAAGGCAGAGTTCAGAGAGTGCGTCACTAGGGGCAGCTCACTGTGGGTAGGGGACCCTAGGAAAACCAGCACAGTTTATGTGCAGACTCGGAGCGAGCACCATGGCTCAGTTCACCGGAGGAGACGATTACCAGGCAGAGTTTGATCCAAAGGCCTATCTCGGATATTTTAAATTTGGAGAAGACACCTTGGGAGAGAAATATCTTAACTTTGCCCTGAAACACTATTGTAAAACCTTCACTTCAGGTATGGCCTGTTGGTGGGATCTGGGACTCATCCCTGGCTTGTCTATTCTTCTCTGCCGTggcgctggaacatttttaatagtgggggagTTGAAAGGAGCCCCCTTCCCCAGTCCATGCCCCACccaagagctggggctgggagcagagccgtgTCTCCAGGAGGGGTGGACCCGAAAAGGGTAAGGGGAacgaggctggggctggcagctgggaaccCAGGCGCGTGCCGGGAGcctgctgggagccagaagcAGAGCCCCGGTGTGGGTCCGGCGGCTGCGACTCCATGTGCAGGGC harbors:
- the LOC135976003 gene encoding nicotinamide N-methyltransferase-like, yielding MDQSRTKKEAFETCFDPKDYLKTYYSFDSTSSEKNDILMFLLRNFFKTFILDGVKGNTLIRIGNAPTIFELLSACESFKEIIVTNYMDRNCQELQKWLKKEPGEFDWTPVVKYVCELEGDRKKWAEKEEKLRRTVKQVLECDVTKFNSVTFASLPPADCLLLCYCLGTNCKDLSTYRAALKNISSLLKPGGHLLMVTTMKCSHFVVGQHKFPCLFLEKEVLEEAVKEAGYDILKFEMSPTCYPASLVEHEGISYLVASKGKGKED